A stretch of Oryza brachyantha chromosome 4, ObraRS2, whole genome shotgun sequence DNA encodes these proteins:
- the LOC102709835 gene encoding probable E3 ubiquitin-protein ligase HIP1 isoform X1, whose protein sequence is MQGQKNSVEQLADVFGFDHASSSGNPVMDQQGYWNNILGSVESHNLQGYQVNRSDGAIPYGNSAHQDGTFLGFWESGEASASGSSLHFGSSNEIKTEQRNIGGVLRIGERRLAAEHNLSLDNVDIGLNINGNDLSGQSSNVNGAAQGSEQHGGCSRTGTNAQASDLRLHPYRTFILGAEQPESFNSLNGSENSIGDFSLMPEGIDHRPGSSLDGRRLACKRKNIEGVHGHGQCSAGASTSFSHRNDSIFHSIASSSRNPSPSTNLPSPNCLLVPSAVDEQPPTYVATAGLSSSSYDLSGGNNNSGMSQRSFRPRTTLAQQIGPYGVWPSSSAIRHSNSWNHQPPPFQSTFDEPPEVIPVVSSLNFQYQHPMNVVPGIPQMAHRFSGQGTSSSRTGNLENRTIGSEDFSGRNVVATNFPDAVPPSTLDMRHLIPEPSSWNVDGRVTTIPGNVPSSRATASLMVNPPASPFIAHQNLHRRNPRNLSEEISRLSGALRSHQHPRLRSGFLLERQGDGVWGVPLSTRSREGRRLIEIRNALEMIHRGENVRFESIFYGGVDIHDRHRDMRLDIDNMSYEELLALEERIGNVSTGLSEEEVTKLLKQREFSSWRLEASVEDEPCCICQEEYVDGDDLGTLDCGHDFHVRCVRQWLVVKNTCPICKNTALKT, encoded by the exons ATGCAGGGACAGAAGAACTCTGTTGAGCAGCTTGCTGATGTGTTTGGATTTGACCATGCATCTAGCTCAGGAAACCCTGTCATGGATCAACAAGGTTATTGGAACAACATTCTTGGTTCCGTGGAATCACATAATCTTCAAGGTTATCAGGTGAACCGTAGTGATGGAGCTATTCCGTATGGAAACAGCGCGCATCAAGACGGCACATTTTTAGGATTTTGGGAGTCAGGTGAAGCAAGTGCAAGTGGCAGTTCACTACATTTTGGGAGCTCTAACGAGATCAAAACAGAGCAACGTAATATCGGTGGTGTCCTGAGGATTGGTGAAAGGCGCTTGGCAGCTGAGCACAATCTTTCTTTGGACAATGTAGATATAGGCCTCAACATCAATGGTAATGATCTATCTGGTCAAAGTTCAAATGTGAATGGCGCTGCACAAGGCTCTGAGCAGCATGGTGGCTGCTCTCGTACTGGTACAAATGCTCAGGCCTCCGACCTGAGATTACATCCATACAGGACATTCATATTAGGTGCCGAGCAACCTGAGTCTTTTAATTCTTTGAATGGCAGTGAAAATTCTATAGGTGATTTTTCGTTGATGCCAGAAGGCATTGATCACCGACCAGGTAGTTCCCTGGATGGCCGTCGTCTAGCATGCAAGAGGAAAAATATTGAGGGAGTTCATGGGCATGGGCAGTGCTCAGCAGGTGCCAGCACTAGTTTTTCCCACAGGAACGATAGTATTTTCCATAGCATCGCTTCTTCCAGTCGCAACCCCTCACCTAGTACAAATTTACCCTCTCCTAATTGTCTGTTGGTTCCAAGCGCCGTGGATGAGCAACCCCCGACTTATGTAGCTACAGCAGGATTGTCATCTAGTAGCTATGATCTTAGTGGAGGCAATAATAACTCAGGAATGTCACAAAGAAGTTTTCGACCAAGAACTACCCTGGCACAACAAATTGGCCCCTATGGTGTGTGGCCTTCTTCAAGTGCTATCAGACATTCCAATTCATGGAATCATCAGCCACCTCCCTTTCAGAGTACATTTGACGAACCACCTGAGGTAATTCCTGTGGTCAGTAGCTTGAACTTTCAATACCAGCATCCCATGAATGTGGTTCCTGGTATTCCACAAATGGCACACCGTTTCTCTGGTCAAGGGACTTCATCATCAAGAACAGGCAATTTGGAGAATAGAACTATTGGTAGTGAAGACTTTAGCGGGCGGAATGTAGTCGCTACCAACTTCCCTGATGCAGTTCCTCCATCTACACTAGACATGAGGCATTTGATACCAGAACCATCTAGTTGGAATGTTGATGGCAGAGTTACTACCATTCCAGGAAATGTTCCTTCATCGAGAGCTACTGCCAGTTTGATGGTCAATCCACCGGCCTCCCCATTTATTGCTCATCAAAACTTGCATAGACGCAATCCTCGTAATTTATCAGAG GAAATAAGTCGTCTTTCTGGAGCACTTCGCAGCCATCAGCACCCTCGCCTAAGGTCAGGTTTTCTGTTGGAACGACAAGGTGATGGTGTTTGGGGTGTTCCATTGTCTACTAGGAGCAGGGAAGGAAGAAGATTAATCGAG ATCCGGAATGCACTTGAAATGATTCACAGAGGGGAAAATGTTAGATTTGAG TCAATTTTCTATGGTGGAGTCGACATTCATGACAGACACAGGGATATGCGCCTTGACATAGACAATATGTCTTATGAG GAGCTATTGGCACTGGAGGAAAGAATAGGTAATGTTAGCACTGGCCTCAGTGAGGAAGAAGTGACCAAGCTCCTAAAGCAAAGGGAATTCTCATCATGGAGATTGGAGGCATCTGTGGAAGATGAGCCATGCTGTATCTGCCAG GAAGAGTATGTTGATGGGGATGATCTCGGGACACTGGACTGTGGGCATGATTTCCATGTTCGTTGCGTCAGGCAATGGCTGGTGGTGAAGAACACATGTCCGATCTGCAAAAATACTGCTCTGAAGACATAG
- the LOC102709835 gene encoding probable E3 ubiquitin-protein ligase HIP1 isoform X2 — protein sequence MQGQKNSVEQLADVFGFDHASSSGNPVMDQQGYWNNILGSVESHNLQGYQVNRSDGAIPYGNSAHQDGTFLGFWESGEASASGSSLHFGSSNEIKTEQRNIGGVLRIGERRLAAEHNLSLDNVDIGLNINGNDLSGQSSNVNGAAQGSEQHGGCSRTGTNAQASDLRLHPYRTFILGAEQPESFNSLNGSENSIGDFSLMPEGIDHRPGSSLDGRRLACKRKNIEGVHGHGQCSAGASTSFSHRNDSIFHSIASSSRNPSPSTNLPSPNCLLVPSAVDEQPPTYVATAGLSSSSYDLSGGNNNSGMSQRSFRPRTTLAQQIGPYGVWPSSSAIRHSNSWNHQPPPFQSTFDEPPEVIPVVSSLNFQYQHPMNVVPGIPQMAHRFSGQGTSSSRTGNLENRTIGSEDFSGRNVVATNFPDAVPPSTLDMRHLIPEPSSWNVDGRVTTIPGNVPSSRATASLMVNPPASPFIAHQNLHRRNPRNLSEEISRLSGALRSHQHPRLRSGFLLERQGDGVWGVPLSTRSREGRRLIEIRNALEMIHRGENVRFESIFYGGVDIHDRHRDMRLDIDNMSYEELLALEERIGNVSTGLSEEEVTKLLKQREFSSWRLEASVEDEPCCICQEEYVDHTQAVLVFLNQ from the exons ATGCAGGGACAGAAGAACTCTGTTGAGCAGCTTGCTGATGTGTTTGGATTTGACCATGCATCTAGCTCAGGAAACCCTGTCATGGATCAACAAGGTTATTGGAACAACATTCTTGGTTCCGTGGAATCACATAATCTTCAAGGTTATCAGGTGAACCGTAGTGATGGAGCTATTCCGTATGGAAACAGCGCGCATCAAGACGGCACATTTTTAGGATTTTGGGAGTCAGGTGAAGCAAGTGCAAGTGGCAGTTCACTACATTTTGGGAGCTCTAACGAGATCAAAACAGAGCAACGTAATATCGGTGGTGTCCTGAGGATTGGTGAAAGGCGCTTGGCAGCTGAGCACAATCTTTCTTTGGACAATGTAGATATAGGCCTCAACATCAATGGTAATGATCTATCTGGTCAAAGTTCAAATGTGAATGGCGCTGCACAAGGCTCTGAGCAGCATGGTGGCTGCTCTCGTACTGGTACAAATGCTCAGGCCTCCGACCTGAGATTACATCCATACAGGACATTCATATTAGGTGCCGAGCAACCTGAGTCTTTTAATTCTTTGAATGGCAGTGAAAATTCTATAGGTGATTTTTCGTTGATGCCAGAAGGCATTGATCACCGACCAGGTAGTTCCCTGGATGGCCGTCGTCTAGCATGCAAGAGGAAAAATATTGAGGGAGTTCATGGGCATGGGCAGTGCTCAGCAGGTGCCAGCACTAGTTTTTCCCACAGGAACGATAGTATTTTCCATAGCATCGCTTCTTCCAGTCGCAACCCCTCACCTAGTACAAATTTACCCTCTCCTAATTGTCTGTTGGTTCCAAGCGCCGTGGATGAGCAACCCCCGACTTATGTAGCTACAGCAGGATTGTCATCTAGTAGCTATGATCTTAGTGGAGGCAATAATAACTCAGGAATGTCACAAAGAAGTTTTCGACCAAGAACTACCCTGGCACAACAAATTGGCCCCTATGGTGTGTGGCCTTCTTCAAGTGCTATCAGACATTCCAATTCATGGAATCATCAGCCACCTCCCTTTCAGAGTACATTTGACGAACCACCTGAGGTAATTCCTGTGGTCAGTAGCTTGAACTTTCAATACCAGCATCCCATGAATGTGGTTCCTGGTATTCCACAAATGGCACACCGTTTCTCTGGTCAAGGGACTTCATCATCAAGAACAGGCAATTTGGAGAATAGAACTATTGGTAGTGAAGACTTTAGCGGGCGGAATGTAGTCGCTACCAACTTCCCTGATGCAGTTCCTCCATCTACACTAGACATGAGGCATTTGATACCAGAACCATCTAGTTGGAATGTTGATGGCAGAGTTACTACCATTCCAGGAAATGTTCCTTCATCGAGAGCTACTGCCAGTTTGATGGTCAATCCACCGGCCTCCCCATTTATTGCTCATCAAAACTTGCATAGACGCAATCCTCGTAATTTATCAGAG GAAATAAGTCGTCTTTCTGGAGCACTTCGCAGCCATCAGCACCCTCGCCTAAGGTCAGGTTTTCTGTTGGAACGACAAGGTGATGGTGTTTGGGGTGTTCCATTGTCTACTAGGAGCAGGGAAGGAAGAAGATTAATCGAG ATCCGGAATGCACTTGAAATGATTCACAGAGGGGAAAATGTTAGATTTGAG TCAATTTTCTATGGTGGAGTCGACATTCATGACAGACACAGGGATATGCGCCTTGACATAGACAATATGTCTTATGAG GAGCTATTGGCACTGGAGGAAAGAATAGGTAATGTTAGCACTGGCCTCAGTGAGGAAGAAGTGACCAAGCTCCTAAAGCAAAGGGAATTCTCATCATGGAGATTGGAGGCATCTGTGGAAGATGAGCCATGCTGTATCTGCCAG GAAGAGTATGTTGATCATACCCAAGCAGTATTAGTCTTCTTAAATCAATGA
- the LOC102711345 gene encoding ethylene-responsive transcription factor ERF008-like, translating to MQGEYRSSSEDSAASAAAAAAAAMAPLAAAAAAVAAKEEHAAAAAAAALPLQQQQPRRQYRGVRMRKWGKWVAEIREPHKRTRIWLGSYATPVAAARAYDTAVFYLRGRSARLNFPEEISSLASLSEGGGAGEPREPDGGTLSAASIRKKAIEVGSRVDALQTGMMVAPTHHRERQKHHQHHHHHPQLQPPGEEQHHEQKQQRTAWSGRAKNPDLNQAPSPESSDAE from the coding sequence ATGCAGGGCGAGTACCGCTCCTCCAGCGAGGACTCGGCTGCCTCGgctgctgccgcggcggcggcggctatggctcctctggccgctgctgccgcggcGGTCGCTGCCAAGGAggagcacgcggcggcggcggcggcggcggcgctgccgttgcagcagcagcagccgcggcGGCAGTACCGTGGCGTGCGGATGCGCAAGTGGGGCAAGTGGGTGGCGGAGATCCGGGAGCCGCACAAGCGGACGCGCATCTGGCTGGGGTCGTACGCGAcgcccgtggcggcggcgcgcgcctaCGACACGGCGGTGTTCTACCTGCGCGGGCGGTCGGCGCGGCTCAACTTCCCCGAGGAGATCTCCTCGCTGGCGTCCCTGTCCgagggcggtggcgccggcgagccgcgGGAGCCCGACGGCGGCACGCTCTCCGCGGCCTCGATCCGGAAGAAGGCCATCGAGGTCGGTTCGCGCGTCGACGCGCTCCAGACCGGCATGATGGTCGCGCCGACCCATCACCGCGAGCGGCAGAAGCATcaccaacaccaccaccaccacccgcagCTGCAGCCGCCCGGCGAGGAGCAACACCAcgagcagaagcagcagcggACGGCATGGAGCGGGCGGGCCAAGAACCCGGATCTAAACCAGGCGCCGAGCCCGGAGAGCTCCGACGCCGAGTAG